Genomic DNA from Clostridium sp. BJN0013:
GGGATACTAATTACAATATACCTCTAATTGGAGATTATGCCCCAGAGTTTAAAGCAAAGACTACTCAGGGAGATATTATTTTCCCAGAAGATTTTAAAGGTAAGTGGGTGATTTTATTTTCTCATCCTGCAGATTTCACGCCCGTTTGTACAACTGAATTTATGACCCTTTCAACTATGATTAAGGAATTTAAAGATTTGAATACGGAATTAATAGGCCTTTCTGTAGACTCACTATACTCACATATAGCTTGGATTAGAAAAATTCAAGAACTGGAATATAAAAATATGAAAGATGTAGAGGTTACATTTCCTTTAATTGAAGACACCAGAATGGAAATATCACATAAATATGGAATGATCCAGCTAGGTCAATCAAGTACCCAGACAGTAAGATCTGTATTTATCATAGATACTGAATCAAAAATAAGATGTATACTTCATTATCCATTTTCCACAGGTAGAAACTTTTACGAAATTAAACGTATAATTTTAGCTCTTCAAAAAACTGATATAGAGGGCGTTGCTACTCCTGCAGATTGGAAACCAGGTGATGATGTTATTCTTCCCACTCCAAATTCTTATGATACTGCAAAAAGGAGAATAGAAAATCAAAATGAAGATACCTATTGTCTAGATTGGTTTATATGTTTTAAACGAGAAAAAAAATAATATTTTACATTGCGTAATTCCTATCTATTTTAAAACAGATAGGAATTATTAATTAATTATATTTTTAAGTATAATTTTCAATATAAATAAATTTTTTTTTAAAATAAAGGCTAAATTTTCTTTAAGTATATTTAGAAATATTAAAACAATACGATAAATTAACTAGAGTTTTATGAATTATTAATGCAATTAATTGTAATGAGGTGAAGTACGTGTTATGGAAGAAAAAGTTATTACAACTTAATGAATTGAAACCGGGAATGATATTAGCAAGTGATATAATTTTTGAAAATAAGGTTCTTCTGGGCAAAAATATGCCTATTACGGAATCATCTTTAACTCAGCTAAAACGTAATTATATTGTAGATAAAGTAGAGGTCTATCTAGAAGATAACTCTGTTGAACCTTTACATTTTAAAATAAAACCTATAGAAGAAGTGGAAAATACTTTCAATGAATTTTCTTCTAATTTAGAAGAGATATTTGACAAAATATCTCATTTAAAAGTTAACGAAATAGATGAGATAAGAGTTTTCTCAAAAAAAATACAAGAGGAATTTAACTCAACAGGTATAGTTATTAGGAATATAATCTTTTATGGCAGCGGAAAAAATAATATTTACAGACATAGTGTAAATGTAGCAGCTATTAGTTTTATATTGGGTAAATGGTTGGGACTTAATGAAAGAGAAATAAACCTTTTAACCTATTCTGCTGTGCTACATGATTTTGGCAAAATGAAACTAGATAAAGAAATATTAAATAAAGAAACCGAACTTACCTCTGAAGAGTATAAGATCTTTAAGACTCACCCCGTCATAGGTTATAATTTTGTTAAAGAAATACCTTATTTAGATAGTTCTGTATCAAAAGGTATATTGATGCATCACGAGCGAATAAATGGTTCTGGATATCCATTGGGTATTAAAGGAGATAAAATTCATAAATTTGCTAAAATAATAGCTATTGCAGATCTATTTGATAGAGTAAATTCTAATACCTACTCCAAAAAGATTAATGGTCCTTTTGAAGCATTAAAAGTTATTCAAGAAGAAAGTTTCGAAAAATTTGATCACGCATATTGTAGTATGTTTTTAAATCATGTAATAAATTACTTTATGGGAGAAAACGTTATGTTAAATAATAAACATCGTTGTAAAGTTATTCAAGTTCATATAAACGATTTGACAAAGCCTCTTTTACTTGGAGAAAATGGATTTCTTGACTTAAAAAAAGAAAAAGATTTATATGTTACCAAACTTACTATAGATAATAAATAGAGTTAAAGAATACATTTATCTTTAACTCTATATTTTTATCTAATAATGTGATTTACTGAAATTTTAAACTTATATCCAATGCTTTTACAGAGTGAGTAAGACTACCCATAGATATTATATCCACTCCAGTAGATGCAATATCTGCTACGTTGTTCTCATTCACATTTCCCGAAGCCTCCAAAATAACCCTTTTATCTACAAATTCCACTGCTTTTTTCATATGCTCTATATCCATATTGTCTAACATAATTACATCCACTTTTGCACTAAGCGCTTCCTTAAGCTGATCAAAGTTTTCTACTTCCACTTCAATTTTAGTAGTAAAAGGAATTTTGCTTTTTATTCTTTCTACTGCTTCTTTTATAGACCCTGCTGCCTTAATATGATTGTCTTTAATCATTACAAAATCCGATAAATTCATCCTATGATTATATCCCCCTCCCATTCTCACAGAATACTTATCTAAAAGTCTGAATCCAGGCAAGGTTTTTCTGGTATCTACTATTTTAACATCATAATCTTTTACAATTTGAACTATGTTAAAAGTTTTAGTAGCAATGCCACACATTCTCTGAAATATATTCAAGGCAACTCTTTCACCCTTTAGTATACTATTGGAACTACCTT
This window encodes:
- the nadC gene encoding carboxylating nicotinate-nucleotide diphosphorylase, with protein sequence MNYLIIDKLIRNGLIEDINYGDVTTDNLFQGGEISKGKFIAKEQGIIAGIEVAERVFKILDSNIVFKKCLKDGHEVKSGDNIAYIEGSSNSILKGERVALNIFQRMCGIATKTFNIVQIVKDYDVKIVDTRKTLPGFRLLDKYSVRMGGGYNHRMNLSDFVMIKDNHIKAAGSIKEAVERIKSKIPFTTKIEVEVENFDQLKEALSAKVDVIMLDNMDIEHMKKAVEFVDKRVILEASGNVNENNVADIASTGVDIISMGSLTHSVKALDISLKFQ
- a CDS encoding peroxiredoxin, yielding MTSRDTNYNIPLIGDYAPEFKAKTTQGDIIFPEDFKGKWVILFSHPADFTPVCTTEFMTLSTMIKEFKDLNTELIGLSVDSLYSHIAWIRKIQELEYKNMKDVEVTFPLIEDTRMEISHKYGMIQLGQSSTQTVRSVFIIDTESKIRCILHYPFSTGRNFYEIKRIILALQKTDIEGVATPADWKPGDDVILPTPNSYDTAKRRIENQNEDTYCLDWFICFKREKK
- a CDS encoding HD-GYP domain-containing protein — encoded protein: MLWKKKLLQLNELKPGMILASDIIFENKVLLGKNMPITESSLTQLKRNYIVDKVEVYLEDNSVEPLHFKIKPIEEVENTFNEFSSNLEEIFDKISHLKVNEIDEIRVFSKKIQEEFNSTGIVIRNIIFYGSGKNNIYRHSVNVAAISFILGKWLGLNEREINLLTYSAVLHDFGKMKLDKEILNKETELTSEEYKIFKTHPVIGYNFVKEIPYLDSSVSKGILMHHERINGSGYPLGIKGDKIHKFAKIIAIADLFDRVNSNTYSKKINGPFEALKVIQEESFEKFDHAYCSMFLNHVINYFMGENVMLNNKHRCKVIQVHINDLTKPLLLGENGFLDLKKEKDLYVTKLTIDNK